Within Citrus sinensis cultivar Valencia sweet orange chromosome 1, DVS_A1.0, whole genome shotgun sequence, the genomic segment aaatctatacTCAAACCGTTCGGATTTGCAAAGAATTgactaaaattatatatatatatatataaagcaaCCTGAATCGGTACGATTGCAATGCCTAAATGGAATGAAGCGATCATATTTCCAAAATGATCGTGCACATTTTCGAGTAATGGTGAAGCAAATACTTGTTAGTGAAGAAAGGAGCATAATTACTTTTAGTTTCTAAGCAACTCTAAAAAGGTTAAAGTCCCCCCTGAAAAAATGTAGACACATGGCAAAATTGATTGTGGGAACACCCAACGCAAATCAATCGAGCAATGATTATTTGATCACAGCTATCGCTCTCCATTGGTCTTTTAGAGATGAAAAACCCAAGCTACCAAACGCTGGAAATTACCCGAAAATTAGATATTTAAATAGGATTTTTAATCACAAATTGTCACACTCGATATCTTATCctacaatataaaataatcaatggGGCTAAATGCCACCAAACCAGCCAACAACCGCACCGACAAACAATTGCGCCACTGAAACCAAAGCTAATTACCAGTGCGAGAAAGACAAgtctttaatttcatcatCGGTTAATCTTTACTACTGCAAGACGGACAATTCTTTAACTTCGTCATGGATTAATCTTGCTACATACTGATTGACATTTGCTACAATTATGGAACAAACAGGCAAGGCAGCTGCCATAGAAACATTACAACGCGATAATTTATAGGCTAAGCTTGCCAAGGCTTACAGGTCTATTTTCACGTTAGAGGTAACTTTCAACCAGCAAATTGCCGgttctatttttcataaaaagtAACTCTCTCAGTAAGAATATTCCTTCTTTTCTTATTCTATTAAAAGGACCCATCGGCATTTGTATCACCGCCGCTTCCTCCTCTTCGGCTCGCCGTGGTGTTCTTCAGTATCTGcaaatcaaaatgaaacaaattttagCAACTTAAACTTGATCACAATTCACCAAAGCTAATGCAACTACCGCTAAAGTACCAAAACACAGGACCACCCTCACACAATTGCTTGGGCCCTAGAAACTCTATAGCTTTAATACCAAGAGGAATCCATAAAACACATGCCATGATCCCCAAGATAAGGCAAGCCCATAAAGCAACTGCAGGCCTATCGTGTGCTTAAAACATCAGTGATAATAAAGCAAGCATATGATCGAGAAAGCAACAACTGCCCACTGTCTATCAAGTGGCACGAATCGTGTAAGTTGTGAACTAACatactttttttcccccttttttttagcaatcaaaatattttgaaagagactgaaatttgaaatgtgCTCTCATGGAGGCTCGGATTCACGCCTTATCCTTATACTGTTGAGGGcatgagttttatttatattcgACAATGGACGAATGGAGTAGGTGACAACGAGATGGCACAGTCGTATAGTCTCGAAAATAAACACCGCCTAAATCCCACCGTATCCATCAATAAAACGTAATGGGTGAGACTTGAAGAGTGATGGCCGCCGGGTGGGCTCCCCACATATACCCCATTGGCCCATTTAATGATAAGAtcattttctctcattttcaacttttcattcccttttttttttcccatacCTAACCTCTACTACAGCATAGTCCAAATACACgggatattttattttttcatgcaAAGTATCGAACTTCCAAGGAAGGATAAGTGGATAACCAacagtaaaaaagaaaaataaaaagaaataaccaAATGAAATTCCTAAAAAGCCCTTGCATAAAATAACGGAACGTACGTGTCTCAGCATCTGATTCTCATTTTGCAACGTGGAGAGCCTCTCATCGAGCTCGGAATTCTTCCTCTCCAAGTCTTTAACTCTCGTCTCCAACTCATTCAAGTACGCCTTTTTCCTCTCTCTTGCTTGCTGAGCTGACACTCTGTTCCTCAACAACCTGCGTCGTGCACAAATCCAAATCGAAATGCCACAGCATTGGTAAAATCTTGGAAGGGCAAAACGGTGAAGTTGACatcaactttttatttttaatttaatttttacctCTTCAatctcttgttttctttgtcAGCTGGGCTTCTGCCTCTCTTCCTCTGACCTTCTCCTAACTGCTGTACTCGGTCAGGACCGCCCGTCGAAACGAGTTCTCTTCCGGAAGCTGACGTTCCCCCGGGTTCGCCGCCGATCTCTGGGACTCTTCTGATCTCTTCATCGCTCTCCATACCTACCATCGGCAAATAACTATGAAATAGtctttacagaaaaaaaaaaagtatatatgtatatagagAGTAAAGGAATTCTCAGATCACTCTCTCGGAAAAGAAATTCTCGAGAAAATTTAACGACCCAGTTAACGAAATCTAGAgtcaaaaacaaaacccagGTGGGAAATCCCGAGATACTTTGATTTCatcaatgaaaatgaaagaacccagatgaaaaaaatcacattttgcAAAAGACAAGATGGAAAGTCTCGAAGCTCTTCGATGAGAAGACTAaatcaactttaaaaaaaaaaattctttctccagcgttgaaaaaaaaagttacaaacTTTCGCGGATGCCATAATtagaagttgaaaaaaatatatttcgccaaaagaaagtgaagaaaagaaaaggcacCTTCTTTGACTTCGAGATGAAGAGCAGAGCTTGAAGATCGCTCGCTGCTAGACGGCAAAGAACTGGCTGCAATTGAACTCGTTGCTTGTTCTtgcatttcttcttctcctatTTCTTCTTCGATAACAACAGAATGGGAAGATTAAAAGAATGgcgagaaagaaaattttattttttaaggggTGACAAAAAAGAGCGGGATATTAATGCTATAGTTTCAGTAAATCAGAGTTCAGAGTGGTATCCACCGTTGGATGGGAGACAGATCGGATGGCCATGAAGGTGTGATCGTGGAGGGATGTGAGCCATGAGGAGGCGGTGCAATCAAAGGTTTGGGGGAAGGAAGCGTGGAGAGTTTTGATCCGTTGAAGATTTTATCTGACGGTTAGGATTAGAGTTGGAAGACGAAACGAGGTGAATTGGGACCAGCTTATTATGATGTATTGGCTGGCGGAAAACTGGTTGTCGTTTGATTTATGGAGAAAGTGTAGGCCGTTGGCCCATTGTTAtggaatttgaattccatGCATCCTACATTTTGAGCGTGCGCAAGTGCATGTCACGTGGTAGTTGGGAAAGAACATgaattacctttttttttttaattaaattatggCCATAGGGTGATccttaaattattatgatttgtTGCCTGTAATATGTGATTTAAATCTATACATTCGTAGCATAGCAGCAATAGATCTAATGAGTTTAGCAACGGGCATCTCAAATTTTCTGTAAATGGGGAGGTTAAATTGGTGCGCGTGGGTTCGTTTAGTAAAGATCCGCTCAACAACAAGATACGTCTACCAGTAAGGTGCACTAAGCAGTGTGCTGTCTCGTACAATTAGCGAACCCTATTACGCTCAGCTCAGTCGTAGACAATTCAAGATTAATCCCAAATTCGCAAGCCAAAGTAAACAAGCCCGACcgagttataaaattttttacaacTCTCTCCAACTTGTATATGTCTAAACAATTTCACACTTATGTATAACTAGACTTATCTAGAATTTAGAGATTTTTAGGCAAGTTGTGCAAGTGGCGTGGAGCACTCTAAAACTAGACAAGCCACTCTATAAAAAGAGAATGACACCCATTATTTTGCTCAACACCACACCACACACCAAGCAACTTAAGCATCTTTATAAAGCTCACTTGTATTCTCTCTTGTTTGGCCATATTGCTCTCAGCTCTCTCGCTTTCTCACCAACATTCTTATTTAACTAGCTTAAAAAGTTCGATAGACTTACTCAACAACTTTTGTGCTAGAAATTGTTTAAGTATTGTACAGGTTGTTGAACAAAATACTCATCCTGTGACATTTTACTTGAAAATAATGTGTGtttctggaaaaaaaaaattgaacataaGTCCTcaacaatatttaaaacataaaaatttacaattaaacaTCAAGTCTTAGTAGGTTTTATAAATTAGAGTTTGTCTCACTCGTATGCtaaaagtgaaaagaaaaaggaaactCTCTCTGTAAATTAGAGATatctataatatataatattgtttGGTACAATTATCTCATACTTTCCATTGGCACCCCCAAAATTTCTCCTAATGTCAtcggaggaaaaaaaatttggggaTTAGTAGTGAAAAATATATCACGTAAATTGAAAACACCTACTTCTTgagttataaaataagtttttctttcaaatatttaaaaaacaaatccaGACCATTTTAGACATATCTCAATTATGAAATATGCTACAATTTGTTGGTTTAGACAACATTTTGATAGTAGCTAACTACTAATGTATTTTAATTGtcaataaaggaaaaaaaaacaagagcagggaaaaagaaaatgaagaatgaagaGACAAAATTCAGTGAGAAAAATCTGAAAAGCATTTTGAGAGGAAATTCCAATTATTGCAATCCTCGTTCACTCATCATACATCCCATTAATGGTCTCTTTAATGGCGTGAGGAAACTGATTTTAGCCTTGTTATCAGAGGAAGCGATTAGCTTGCATGATAATGATATGCTACTAATTAATAGAGCTCAACCACCTTACAATcttcttatatatttactcATCGTTAGCATCAATTTTGGGAAATTCAAGACTTGCTGCTTCAATGGAAATTGCTATTATCTTTGGTGGTGGTCCCAAAATTATAGCATAAAAAAaccatttcaaaattataattcagcAAGAATTATATACCATAGAATGGTTTCTTTCTTATATAGTACAAATTAATTCCCATCCATATTTCcaatattaaatttctttgcATTTCCTTTTAAAGTAATAGAATGACCTTGCTTGTTCGATTTTTACTCcaactttcaaattttcacaTAATGTGATGTCAATGACAATGAGATGAGACTTCTCTCTCATCATATACATTCGATAAGGTCCATAAACATACGCATCAATTCATTTCTCAGTCTCCTTGTTTactttcttgttttttattcaaaatttggtGACGTTCGCTTGTAAGATAATTTCTTCACATTTCACTAATAGAATGAGAGAGTTGGTGGCCGCTCATAATTATTGCGCATGGGGGACGCccataagttttaaatttgaagTCTAGTATAATTGTtgtgtaattataaatttaaacaattattataacttgTATAATCGGGTTGATGTGATGTCCACAATATTGGATAAGAACTCTCGAGTCTTCATCATAATTCTCTCAAGTCTTAACTCCATGGATTACCCAACTTGTTCACTGTGTTCAAATGGCTGTTGGGTTATCCTTTTACACAACTGGGAACAAATCAATGCAACAGATTTTagggtttaaaaaaaaaaaggagcaaAGAATTTTTGCAatcaaatttcatcatctaagcttttttcatattcaaagaccatggtttcttcttttccgATTTGCTTTTCTGGTCAACAGGCGGGTTCTCCAAGAAACTAGGTGGAAACACTTTACCAATGGCTGGTGTTGAGAGACTGCGAGGGCAAGAAGCTGGCGGTGGAATACTTGAAACACTGGTCTCTCTAACACTTTGGCACGGCCTAAGCTGATCTCTCAATTCAATCTTGCCGTCTTCTCCTGACATGTACTTGTCATCCCACACAATTCCTGACGAGCCTTGCCTCCTGAACGAAACTGCTGATCTTTGAAAAGTTGCCATTGATTTCAACTCTCTCTGAAATGTCATGCATACAAATGTGTCCGATATCTGGGCATATATGTAAGCGGTGGGAAGGGGAAAATTTGAAGGAAAGAATCagtaaaggaaaataaaaaaggttatAAAATGGCATCTGACGGGAGCAGTCAGTCAATTTGTCTAACAAGCTGTTGTTTTATCGTTTCATGCAAATTTGAAcatacataaacacaaatggGTTGGTTATGTTGcatttagggatgacaattgtacccgcaaacccgccTAAACTCACCAGCCAAAACCCCCCTGTTGCGGGTAATTTTATCcgttgcgggtgggttttgtatcataaattaaaacccgcacatggatgtgggtgggtttggtattaattttatatccggtggatacccgcatggatatccaccaaacccgtaatattttttccaaatatttttaatttaattttaatatataaatgtataaagaaaataatgtcattaatcaaattaccaaatagccaaaggcttaaagttgtgtatgtgtgtatgtggccTATCTcatattctaaagtcataatctaaagaaaactaaaggcatttttcttcgaattagtatttgaaaatattaatcttaattattattataggcattgtgttggatgggtgcttatggtggtgaatgaaattaatataatctcttggagcttgttttaaatgataatatgaaatgtaattattatttttagatactagtttgtgttttttaaatggatttgtgtaatttatacttaaatttgagaatttgtgttgaattgatgtggaaattttaatttttcatttacattgtttaaatataaaattgagtatgttatatggaatttgaggttattattataaatttatatattaaacatttgtgattttaaataggGAAATCCGTAaaaaaatccgccggatatcattgcgggtttggtaattgttaaaatctGCTGCGGGTggattttt encodes:
- the LOC102614563 gene encoding transcription factor HY5, which produces MQEQATSSIAASSLPSSSERSSSSALHLEVKEGMESDEEIRRVPEIGGEPGGTSASGRELVSTGGPDRVQQLGEGQRKRGRSPADKENKRLKRLLRNRVSAQQARERKKAYLNELETRVKDLERKNSELDERLSTLQNENQMLRHILKNTTASRRGGSGGDTNADGSF